Proteins from a single region of Drosophila biarmipes strain raj3 chromosome 3R, RU_DBia_V1.1, whole genome shotgun sequence:
- the LOC108026247 gene encoding titin isoform X2, with amino-acid sequence MTRRRSSPPGLEELLYLALVLVAVVLIPTQAAPLQEYTEIQQYSEGCYYNYAHYQEGDRIMTNEPCLNCTCHNRMLMCYLRVCPFTKPIGHDCIVEKREDQCCPIITCPEVPVDVPYHSPEPGTELSIPEKFGCSIEEKFYPEGAQVPSNPNKPCELCYCINNQTKCVMQECTLHVDGCLPIYNKGSCCPVRYSCDHENELDFVDQSTTTTTTTVRPTTGFILASTMTPPTTMDCIHNGEVYADGASLKGKNACEHCYCMRGDIVCAVQECEVPMMAANGKSCKAMPAAEGECCPSNYICEDDSATTEIVEITTPESVTSVPAKGIHAEIPKEDVDLQEHIDDDEKEQEKEKETATESPAAELGSGEVEDEEEEEKDRVTTAAPVHVKDEKDFSFEPESSTAGIPSDSRIDVPSSTEEVKESSTETAEEDIVKIVTTPEPEGSGEEDVSKPAQVPKKEIIEDELIKVSTSAPPKASPEEEAVEATTATSTEEEDAKPSTAGPTSEEEGEGKPASAEEGSGEEEKDVKVTTAPEETPEEAKPTSAPVASDDEKEPESKPTEGSGDEEQEVKPTSAPTVGEDDEEVTSAPEESEEQEEGKPTPEPSAIDDIEPAKPTESAEEASSEGEEEIAKGTTPAGDASVTGEEEIIPGTVPPSIEDEIVLPVGESSTEAEEIVKATTPAGESSSEGEEIVKETTPAGEPSREGEEEVVKATTPAGEASSEPEKEIVKETTPAGEPSSEGDDEIVKGITPAEETSSEGDEEVVKATTPAPEADAGAEKEPETPTAAPAEEDLAKPTTPIAETEEEPIAGTPIPTEDVSPEEEFVKATTPKTLGEQPQAAEESTELPVEEGELPSSTGAPGIASSTEGVDVASDETTSAAPVRAGDKEATGATEDKESEEVEQDATDLPVEDSVQSSTAKTPTTEQAKEESSTEAGEAEVEFSTASPVEKEEPADKDHKDEEDAQTSTDLPAKSDILPPAVDAEATTSQPETSDEAATDKPPAVYLPPAGDKDSTEELGAPTEPSAQEEPSKETTPAPQEAPSSTAKVDNRNDFEAEKPTQPPSGEDQSSVSEPLPDMDLPAVIPGEGDCLVEGKTYANNTVVPATAPCDVSCRCISSLVACQQMECKLPENLEKCTVAADLVDGCCPTYVCDESTESAEKEQDSTAKPQDKIDEDVSEISTEQIPQDVGMPTGITDQPLSHVKPEEEIVPVTSVPTQVDESSTAKADKKPIEESEEDKKPVEESEKDKKPVEESEEDKKPVEESEEDKTPVEESEEDKKPIEESEEDKKPIEETEEKEKPAVTPAGEIDEDTQKPLEKEPKPEDEKKAEDEFEVSTEKPEASTPAQFADDAEKEAEDKLATTSTPISSEEESKPVDEKKPTEEEPIPDSEIPASTTQPQKETPEASTELHTADLDKKPEAEEPAPSTEAPESDKIPEVSTSFPTGDEIEESDKFTTIPPSKTAAAETEPTGDEDIVPPTSVPIESEIEVSTKKPDLHGPPLPTLAPEQPEKKPVDEESSTEAEISTEPSAEVEKETSDETSESDNEIEGDATPAPVSADEDKSPSTEKTVEAEEKATTVAPAIGDEEEGNLPKLPQDILEEELPVAITTPAPAKEEEEEKPVKDGEKPIEEEQKPVEEGEKPIDDETSTSSSAENEIEPESDRATTVAPAKDESKAPSTESPASDESKETPESEVPATVAPADEKLPTSSITSDEEPTATSAPSAKPGEDVEKETSSETATGIPDSSEEEDKETSTDLTPSEAPEEKPEAPAKTPEEEEESVGATTASTTADEVPAIPKLPEEVLAEIPKPSTETGVEQEDETTASSPVDQKEPSVTSIPSAEIDEEATTAGPISEKDEKPTEAEKPEEEKPTGEEPSKEEKPSGEESSEEEKEKPTEVSTEGPTKIATPEDKLETQAASTEASEEGSTESSEEIEPSTEGTVDEQPEDKLPLPTAQAPVEKTPEISTEVPTEAEKPTTVAPVAADEDVTAPTEDKIPSVSSEEDESPEVTTASPSAAEGDESKKPSDIEPSSTEEIPETEDKKPVDEKESEEKPESEEAVPSSTSAPAPGEDIEKEEQATSASPAEEEGDEIKPTSAPASEIPESTEKEPVQEVEVTTKPIIEESEEQPIDEAAPATSGPTEEASTAVPTKEESSTPSQKKDDIDVTTAASPASPAPQDDETKDATTVQPVSDEKEVSAPQDDTKTSIDVSTDSPIAQEDEEEDKTEAPLAPAADSTDDSTTPSVPSAIDIDTKPMDEVMSQTIDPHAAEESASKSPEDEDQSPATVSPQYADKIPARTGPHDADKTPDSETPQDAEEVPAPAAPQDEDKIPATVAPEADVEVPATSAPLDEEKTPSTAAPLDDEKIPATAAPLDDEKIPSTSAPLDDEKSPVPVAPVSPSVFDVEPSSEKPSVSEDVGEESTEPAVDDAEESTDEPTDDAKLKKPTSAPAVPSESPVTESEIVPETEAPEVEKEVPEKATEQPEVEKDVPEKATEQPEVEKEVPEKPTEQPESVDEKTTPVPAVKPSLDSTEEGEESVESEEEHAPVTEAADKEDESKETEEETDKKPVPEEPEVPAVVSEIPQPSEEAVPTTGHPLFPHLPSSTTKAPAIDDRVGDEDEENTTAKLSVSSTTEAPVTSAPSTTTVASQQQQPITPPPYGHAPEYEDEYDEEEVFGPGTCRYAGKLYVSAQQIPRDDPCDFCFCFRSDIICLQQSCPPPIAGCHEEPISGFCCPRYECPVSMAAVLNITTSTTTTSTTLPPHFLHYSHGEAVKHTGCLINGRSYRVGEQIESTSGPCISCTCGGDGKMKCDPQQCVPEPTMQQVMAAVASGRKR; translated from the exons TCAACAACCAGACCAAGTGCGTCATGCAGGAGTGCACCCTGCACGTGGACGGCTGCCTGCCCATCTACAACAAGGGGTCCTGTTGCCCAGTGCGTTATAGTTGTG ACCATGAGAACGAGTTGGACTTTGTGGACCAGTCGACCACCACGACAACCACCACAGTGCGCCCCACCACTGGCTTCATCCTGGCCAGCACCATGACGCCACCAACGACCATGGACTGCATCCACAATGGTGAAGTCTACGCCGACGGAGCCTCCCTGAAGGGCAAGAATGCCTGCGAGCACTGCTACTGCATGCGCGGCGATATCGTGTGCGCCGTCCAGGAGTGCGAGGTGCCCATGATGGCCGCCAACGGCAAGTCCTGCAAAGCGATGCCAGCTGCCGAGGGCGAGTGCTGTCCGAGCAACTATATCTGCGAGGATGACAGTGCCACCACCGAAATCGTTGAGATCACCACGCCTGAGAGTGTTACTTCGGTGCCAGCCAAGGGCATTCACGCCGAGATCCCCAAGGAGGATGTGGACCTGCAAGAGCACATCGACGACGATGAGAAGGAacaggagaaggagaaggagactGCCACTGAAAGTCCTGCTGCGGAGCTGGGCAGCGGAGAGGTTGAGGATGAAGAGGAGGAAGAGAAGGATAGGGTAACCACCGCTGCTCCAGTCCACGTCAAGGACGAGAAGGACTTCTCCTTCGAACCCGAGTCGTCTACCGCCGGCATTCCCTCCGATTCCAGGATCGATGTGCCCTCGTCCACAGAGGAGGTCAAGGAGTCGTCCACCGAAACCGCCGAGGAGGATATCGTCAAGATCGTCACCACCCCGGAGCCTGAGGGTAGCGGCGAAGAGGATGTATCTAAGCCTGCCCAAGTTCCCAAGAAGGAAATCATTGAAGATGAACTCATTAAGGTCAGCACTTCTGCTCCTCCCAAGGCCAGTCCTGAAGAGGAAGCCGTCGAGGCCACCACTGCGACATCAACGGAGGAAGAGGATGCTAAGCCCTCGACTGCCGGACCAACCAGCGAGGAAGAGGGTGAGGGTAAGCCCGCGTCTGCGGAGGAGGGAAGCGGTGAGGAAGAGAAGGATGTCAAGGTCACAACAGCTCCAGAGGAAACTCCAGAGGAAGCCAAGCCCACTTCCGCTCCAGTTGCAAGTGACGATGAGAAGGAACCAGAATCCAAGCCTACTGAAGGCAGCGGCGATGAAGAGCAGGAAGTCAAACCCACTTCTGCTCCGACTGTGGGTGAAGACGACGAGGAAGTTACTTCAGCTCCCGAAGAAAGTGAGGAGCAGGAAGAAGGCAAGCCCACTCCAGAACCATCAGCAATCGACGATATTGAACCAGCCAAGCCCACCGAATCCGCAGAGGAAGCCAGCAGCGAAGGAGAAGAAGAAATTGCCAAGGGAACCACACCTGCTGGAGACGCCAGCGTTACAGGTGAGGAGGAGATCATCCCTGGAACCGTACCTCCCAGCATCGAAGATGAAATCGTTCTCCCTGTCGGAGAATCTAGCACCGAAGCAGAAGAGATCGTTAAGGCTACCACTCCTGCCGGAGAATCCAGCAGCGAAGGTGAAGAGATTGTCAAGGAAACCACACCTGCTGGAGAACCCAGCAGAGAAGGAGAGGAGGAGGTCGTTAAGGCAACCACTCCTGCCGGAGAAGCAAGCAGTGAGCCCGAAAAGGAGATCGTTAAGGAAACCACACCTGCCGGAGAGCCCAGCAGTGAAGGCGACGACGAGATCGTCAAGGGAATCACACCTGCCGAAGAAACCAGCAGCGAAGGCGACGAAGAGGTCGTCAAGGCCACCACTCCAGCTCCTGAAGCCGACGCCGGAGCCGAGAAAGAACCAGAGACACCCACTGCAGCTCCAGCGGAAGAAGACTTGGCCAAACCCACAACGCCAATTGCTGAGACTGAAGAAGAACCCATTGCCGGAACCCCCATTCCAACTGAAGATGTCAGTCCCGAAGAAGAATTCGTTAAGGCCACCACACCAAAGACTTTGGGAGAGCAGCCCCAAGCCGCAGAAGAGTCCACCGAGTTGCCAGTTGAAGAGGGCGAGCTCCCAAGCTCAACCGGTGCTCCAGGAATTGCTTCCTCGACCGAAGGTGTCGATGTTGCTTCTGACGAAACTACTAGCGCTGCACCTGTCCGAGCTGGCGACAAGGAGGCAACCGGTGCCACCGAAGACAAGGAATCCGAAGAGGTTGAACAGGATGCCACCGACCTGCCAGTCGAAGATTCTGTCCAAAGCTCAACTGCGAAGACACCAACCACCGAGCAGGCTAAGGAGGAGTCCTCAACTGAGGCTGGGGAAGCTGAAGTCGAGTTCTCAACTGCTAGCCCCGTTGAGAAAGAGGAGCCTGCAGACAAGGATCACAAGGACGAGGAAGATGCACAGACAAGCACTGATCTGCCAGCCAAGTCTGATATTCTGCCACCTGCTGTCGATGCCGAAGCCACTACTAGTCAACCCGAAACAAGCGATGAAGCCGCTACAGATAAGCCACCCGCAGTTTATTTGCCGCCTGCTGGTGACAAGGACTCTACGGAAGAATTGGGAGCTCCTACAGAGCCATCTGCCCAAGAGGAGCCATCTAAGGAGACCACTCCAGCGCCCCAGGAGGCCCCATCCAGCACTGCTAAGGTTGACAATCGCAACGACTTCGAGGCAGAGAAACCCACCCAGCCACCAAGTGGCGAGGATCAGAGCTCCGTCTCCGAACCCCTGCCCGACATGGATCTGCCCGCTGTTATTCCTGGAGAAGGCGACTGCCTGGTGGAGGGCAAGACCTATGCCAACAACACTGTCGTGCCCGCCACCGCTCCCTGCGACGTCTCCTGCAGATGTATCAGCAGTCTGGTGGCCTGCCAACAGATGGAGTGCAAGTTGCCCGAAAACCTGGAGAAATGTACCGTGGCTGCTGATCTGGTGGATGGTTGCTGTCCCACTTACGTCTGCGATGAGAGCACTGAAAGTGCTGAAAAGGAACAGGACTCCACTGCCAAGCCTCAGGACAAGATCGACGAGGATGTCTCCGAGATCAGCACCGAGCAAATTCCCCAGGATGTCGGCATGCCCACTGGCATTACTGACCAGCCTCTTTCTCATGTCAAGCCCGAGGAAGAAATAGTGCCTGTGACCTCTGTTCCCACCCAGGTGGATGAATCTTCAACTGCTAAGGCTGACAAGAAACCTATTGAAGAATCCGAGGAGGATAAGAAACCGGTTGAAGAATCCGAAAAGGATAAGAAACCAGTTGAAGAATCAGAGGAGGATAAGAAACCAGTTGAAGAATCCGAGGAGGATAAGACCCCAGTTGAAGAATCTGAGGAGGATAAGAAACCAATTGAAGAATCCGAGGAGGATAAGAAACCAATTGAAGAAACAGAAGAGAAGGAGAAGCCTGCTGTCACTCCTGCGGGTGAAATTGATGAGGACACCCAGAAACCTCTTGAAAAGGAACCCAAGCCCGAGGATGAGAAGAAAGCAGAGGATGAATTCGAGGTATCCACTGAGAAGCCAGAGGCATCCACTCCCGCCCAGTTTGCCGACGATGCTGAGAAGGAGGCTGAAGATAAATTGGCCACCACTTCTACTCCTATTTCAAGTGAGGAAGAATCCAAGCCAGTTGATGAAAAGAAACCAACTGAGGAAGAACCCATCCCAGATTCTGAAATCCCTGCCAGCACCACTCAGCCACAGAAGGAAACCCCTGAAGCCTCTACTGAACTTCATACTGCTGATCTCGACAAAAAGCCAGAGGCCGAGGAACCAGCACCATCCACCGAAGCACCTGAGTCCGACAAGATTCCTGAAGTTTCGACCAGTTTCCCAACTGGAGATGAGATTGAGGAATCTGACAAGTTCACTACCATTCCTCCATCtaagactgctgctgctgaaactGAACCAACCGGCGATGAAGATATTGTTCCTCCAACCTCTGTCCCAATTGAAAGCGAAATTGAAGTTAGCACCAAAAAGCCAGACCTCCATGGACCACCACTACCCACACTCGCTCCGGAACAACCAGAGAAGAAACCAGTCGACGAAGAGAGCTCCACTGAGGCTGAGATCAGCACTGAACCAAGCGCCGAGGTTGAAAAGGAAACCTCTGATGAGACATCCGAGTCTGACAATGAAATCGAAGGTGACGCTACTCCTGCTCCTGTTTCTGCTGATGAGGACAAGTCACCGAGCACTGAGAAGACTGTCGAGGCCGAAGAAAAGGCCACCACAGTTGCCCCGGCTATTGGCGATGAAGAGGAGGGCAATCTGCCCAAGCTGCCCCAGGATATCCTTGAAGAGGAACTGCCTGTCGCCATTACTACCCCAGCTCCAGCAAAGGAAGAGGAGGAAGAGAAACCAGTCAAGGATGGAGAGAAACCAATTGAAGAAGAACAGAAACCAGTCGAAGAAGGAGAGAAGCCCATTGACGATGAGACCTCTACATCTTCCTCTGCTGAGAATGAGATCGAGCCTGAATCTGATCGTGCAACCACTGTTGCTCCTGCTAAGGATGAGTCTAAGGCACCATCCACTGAATCTCCTGCCTCTGATGAGAGCAAGGAAACTCCTGAGTCTGAAGTGCCCGCAACCGTGGCTCCTGCTGATGAGAAGCTTCCAACGAGCAGTATCACTTCCGATGAGGAACCCACCGCCACTTCTGCTCCCTCTGCCAAACCTGGTGAAGATGTAGAGAAGGAAACTAGTAGCGAAACAGCCACAGGAATTCCAGATTCTTCTGAAGAAGAGGATAAGGAAACATCCACCGATCTTACTCCATCTGAGGCTCCAGAAGAGAAACCTGAAGCTCCTGCCAAGACCCCAGAGGAGGAAGAAGAATCGGTTGGTGCCACTACAGCTTCAACGACCGCTGATGAAGTGCCCGCTATCCCGAAACTGCCAGAGGAGGTCCTTGCTGAGATTCCGAAACCATCTACTGAGACTGGAGTTGAACAGGAAGACGAAACTACTGCTTCTTCACCTGTTGACCAGAAGGAACCTTCTGTTACCTCGATCCCATCTGCTGAAATTGACGAAGAAGCCACCACAGCTGGTCCTATCTCTGAGAAGGATGAAAAGCCAACTGAGGCAGAGAAACCCGAGGAGGAGAAACCAACTGGAGAGGAGCCATCTAAGGAAGAGAAACCTTCTGGAGAAGAGTCGTCTGAGGAAGAGAAGGAGAAGCCCACAGAGGTATCTACTGAGGGTCCCACCAAGATTGCCACCCCAGAAGATAAGCTTGAAACTCAGGCTGCCTCCACTGAGGCTTCCGAGGAGGGATCCACCGAATCTTCTGAAGAAATTGAGCCATCGACTGAAGGAACTGTTGATGAGCAGCCCGAAGACAAGCTGCCCTTGCCCACAGCCCAGGCTCCAGTTGAGAAGACTCCCGAAATCTCCACTGAGGTGCCAACTGAAGCCGAGAAGCCTACAACCGTTGCCCCTGTCGCAGCCGATGAAGATGTCACTGCTCCGACCGAAGACAAGATTCCCTCAGTTTCCAGTGAGGAAGACGAGAGCCCAGAAGTCACTACAGCCTCTCCATCAGCGGCCGAAGGAGATGAATCCAAGAAGCCTTCTGATATTGAACCATCTTCCACTGAAGAGATCCCAGAGACTGAAGACAAGAAGCCCGTGGACGAGAAGGAGTCAGAAGAGAAACCTGAGTCTGAGGAGGCCGTGCCTTCCTCCACATCGGCCCCAGCTCCTGGTGAAGACATCGAAAAAGAGGAACAAGCCACTTCTGCCTCCCCTGCCGAGGAGGAGGGAGACGAGATCAAGCCAACCAGCGCTCCGGCTTCTGAGATTCCCGAATCAACTGAAAAGGAGCCAGTACAGGAAGTGGAGGTCACAACGAAGCCCATCATCGAAGAATCTGAAGAGCAACCAATTGATGAGGCCGCCCCGGCAACTTCTGGACCCACTGAGGAAGCATCTACTGCCGTCCCCACCAAGGAGGAATCCAGTACTCCATCTCAGAAGAAGGACGATATTGATGTCACTACTGCTGCCAGCCCAGCTTCACCTGCTCCTCAGGACGATGAAACTAAGGATGCCACCACTGTCCAACCGGTGTCTGATGAGAAGGAGGTGTCTGCTCCCCAGGACGACACCAAGACATCCATCGATGTGTCCACTGATTCTCCCATCGCCCAAGAAGATGAGGAAGAAGACAAAACCGAGGCTCCATTGGCGCCTGCCGCTGATTCTACTGATGATTCCACCACTCCTTCAGTGCCTTCTGCCATTGACATCGACACGAAGCCCATGGATGAAGTTATGTCGCAGACTATCGATCCCCATGCCGCCGAAGAATCTGCGTCCAAATCCCCTGAGGATGAAGACCAGTCTCCCGCAACTGTGTCTCCCCAGTATGCTGATAAGATTCCAGCTAGAACCGGTCCCCATGATGCTGATAAGACTCCAGACTCTGAGACTCCCCAAGATGCTGAGGAAGTTCCAGCTCCAGCAGCTCCTCAGGATGAAGACAAGATCCCAGCTACAGTTGCTCCCGAGGCTGACGTTGAAGTCCCTGCAACATCTGCTCCTCTGGATGAAGAAAAG ACTCCTTCCACAGCAGCTCCTCTCGATGATGAAAAGATTCCAGCCACAGCAGCTCCTCTTGATGACGAAAAGATTCCATCGACATCCGCTCCTCTGGATGATGAGAAGAGTCCTGTTCCAGTTGCTCCAGTTTCTCCTTCTGTTTTCGATGTGGAGCCAAGCAGCGAGAAGCCTTCTGTTTCAGAGGACGTTGGTGAAGAGAGCACCGAACCAGCTGTCGACGATGCTGAGGAAAGCACTGACGAGCCCACAGATGATGCCAAACTGAAGAAACCCACTTCAGCGCCAGCTGTGCCATCCGAATCTCCAGTCACAGAATCTGAGATTGTGCCGGAAACAGAAGCTCCAGAGGTGGAGAAGGAGGTGCCAGAGAAGGCCACTGAACAGCCAGAGGTTGAGAAGGATGTGCCAGAGAAGGCCACTGAACAGCCAGAGGTGGAGAAGGAGGTGCCTGAGAAGCCCACTGAACAGCCCGAGTCGGTTGACGAGAAGACCACTCCAGTGCCAGCTGTGAAGCCCAGCTTGGACTCCACCGAGGAGGGCGAGGAGTCCGTCGAGTCCGAGGAGGAGCACGCTCCAGTCACGGAAGCAGCCGACAAGGAGGACGAGAGCAAGGAGACTGAGGAGGAGACTGACAAGAAACCAGTGCCAGAGGAGCCTGAGGTTCCCGCCGTGGTTTCGGAGATTCCGCAGCCAAGCGAAGAGGCCGTTCCCACCACTGGCCACCCACTGTTCCCACACCTgcccagcagcaccaccaagGCGCCAGCTATCGATGATCGCGTTGGCGATGAGGATGAAGAGAATACCACCGCCAAACTGAGTGTCTCCAGCACCACAGAGGCCCCTGTGACCAGCGCACCATCGACGACGACGGTGGCcagccagcaacagcagcccaTCACCCCGCCACCCTACGGCCACGCTCCCGAGTACGAGGACGAGTACGATGAGGAGGAGGTCTTCGGACCCGGAACCTGCCGCTACGCCGGCAAGCTATACGTGTCCGCCCAGCAGATTCCACGTGACGATCCCTGCGacttctgcttctgcttccGCAGCGACATCATCTGTCTGCAGCAGTCGTGCCCGCCGCCAATCGCCGGCTGCCACGAGGAGCCCATCTCCGGCTTCTGCTGCCCGCGCTACGAGTGCCCCGTGTCCATGGCCGCCGTGCTGAACATCACCACGAGCAcgaccaccaccagcaccaccctGCCGCCCCACTTCCTCCACTACTCGCACGGCGAGGCGGTGAAGCACACCGGCTGCCTGATCAACGGTCGTTCCTACCGCGTGGGCGAGCAGATCGAGTCCACGAGCGGTCCCTGCATCAGCTGCAC TTGCGGCGGCGACGGCAAGATGAAGTGCGATCCCCAGCAGTGCGTCCCCGAGCCCACCATGCAGCAGGTGATGGCCGCCGTGGCGTCGGGACGCAAGAGATGA